From one Eriocheir sinensis breed Jianghai 21 chromosome 58, ASM2467909v1, whole genome shotgun sequence genomic stretch:
- the LOC126985048 gene encoding influenza virus NS1A-binding protein homolog isoform X1, which translates to MSAVDSPSRNKMVTEGKMNAKLVIEDRTEVLHQRLDQLNMLRKSRHFCDVVLQVGSSEIHAHRAVLACASPYFFELFTSEDERKSAHEGKLLYKLSSGFERDSVEHLVNYAYTGRMEVPDPMVKAVFIAARRLKLESVARASGEHLVAHLTPESCLAVRAINGIASNKDLVARVDEYIQQLGDLVQVTQDALTLPRLQVTVIHRTHDEAAITGRALCTLVLDWVRKQMEDEELQLDSMKEKKHMLYLNIDNSLHDCCDIRSGDLHDSDIVQDYKKMSRKLSQNNMKARRKSTTPQPVKPRLLLYSRSISDLDEGEQDHDWKLISFTQVSESSWVAVVALHGSVAVMSVQQKIGGSSSPTSTPVSSRPASVEKVDSYMIIPHMSSPKCATGTGNFNGQLLVCGGYDRGECLKTVEAYDPKLNRWIEQPGMQQGRGRFDLTVLDRVAYAIGGCDGSRELSSVEVLEENSRKWKSVAPLPLARSNTGVCNLGSQVYCIGGWNGQYGIKQCDVYSPSANTWTTIASLHVGRYQAGVAAFNNAVYAAGGCDSWNCLNSVEVYDTVTNIWRFVAPMTTPRRGCGAEVFNGKLYVIGGSDGAHSLCTTEVYDPETNTWMPGPSMTTCRANVGVAVVNGRLYAVGGFSGKNFLNSIEYLDPATGEWTNFTPKPEGLSVSQDQLSIRGRDRPGTPRNKDSCANGHDNITGLSNGHVAENGCNGLSNGHMPRATTCQ; encoded by the exons ACAAGATGGTGACCGAGGGCAAGATGAACGCGAAGCTGGTCATCGAGGACCGGACGGAGGTGCTGCACCAGCGCCTCGACCAACTCAACATGCTGCGCAAGAGCCGACACTTCTGCGATGTTGTCCTGCAG GTTGGGAGCTCTGAGATCCACGCCCACCGCGCCGTGTTGGCCTGCGCCTCGCCCTACTTCTTCGAGCTCTTCACCTCCGAGGACGAACGGAAATCTGCCCATGAAGGAAAG CTCCTGTACAAGCTCAGCAGTGGCTTTGAGCGTGACTCTGTGGAACACCTTGTGAACTATGCCTACACGGGCCGCATGGAGGTGCCCGACCCCATGGTAAAGGCTGTGTTCATCGCCGCCCGGAGGCTGAAA CTTGAGTCCGTGGCTCGTGCCAGCGGGGAGCACCTAGTGGCCCACCTCACCCCGGAGAGCTGCCTGGCTGTGCGCGCCATCAACGGCATCGCCTCCAACAAGGACCTGGTCGCCCGCGTTGACGAGTACATCCAGCAGCTG GGAGACTTGGTGCAGGTGACCCAGGACGCCCTGACTCTGCCGCGCCTCCAGGTGACCGTCATCCACAGGACCCACGACGAGGCTGCCATCACCGGCCGCGCGCTCTGCACCCTCGTCCTGGACTGGGTCAGGAAGCAGATGGAGGACGAAGAGCTGCAGTTGGACTCGATGAAGGAAAAG AAGCACATGCTGTACCTCAACATCGATAACTCCCTTCATGACTGTTGTGATATTCGCTCCGGGGACCTCCACGATTCCGACATTGTCCAGGATTATAAGAAGATGTCGAGGAAGCTGTCCCAGAACAATATGAAG GCTCGAAGAAAGTCCACCACACCCCAGCCGGTGAAGCCTCGCCTGCTGCTATACTCCCGCAGCATCTCTGACCTGGACGAGGGTGAGCAGGACCATGACTGGAAGCTGATCTCCTTCACACAGGTGTCAG AGAGTTCTTGGGTGGCAGTAGTGGCCCTACATGGCTCTGTGGCTGTGATGTCTGTACAGCAGAAAATTGGTggctcttcctcccccacctccacgCCTGTGTCATCAAGACCTGCCTCTGTTGAGAAGGTAGACAGCTACATGATTATCCCTCACATGTCCTCCCCCAAGTGTGCCACTGGGACTGGCAACTTCAATGGCCAGTTGCTGGTGTGCGGCGGATACGACCGCGGGGAGTGCCTGAAGACCGTTGAGGCGTACGACCCCAAGCTCAACAGGTGGATTGAGCAGCCAGGCATGCAGCAGGGCCGAGGCCGCTTCGATCTGACCGTGCTCGACAGAGTGGCGTACGCTATAGGTGGCTGTGATGGGTCCCGGGAGCTGAGCAGCGTGGAGGTTCTGGAGGAGAACTCTCGGAAGTGGAAAAGTGTGGCACCGCTGCCCCTTGCTCGCTCCAACACTG GTGTGTGCAATTTGGGGTCGCAGGTGTACTGCATCGGTGGCTGGAACGGCCAGTACGGCATCAAGCAGTGTGACGTCTACAGCCCTTCGGCCAACACCTGGACAACCATTGCCTCGCTCCATGTTG GTCGTTACCAAGCTGGGGTTGCTGCCTTTAACAACGCTGTGTATGCTGCTGGAGGCTGTGACTCCTGGAACTGCCTCAACTCTGTGGAGGTGTATGATACGGTCACTAATATCTGGAGGTTTGTGGCCCCCATGACCACCCCTAGGCGAGGCTGTGGTGCTGAAGTGTTCAAtg GAAAACTGTACGTGATTGGTGGATCAGATGGGGCACACAGTCTGTGCACCACCGAAGTCTATGATCCTGAGACCAACACCTGGATGCCGGGACCCTCAATGACCACCTGCCGGGCCAACGTGGGCGTGGCGGTGGTGAATGGACGGCTGTATGCTGTGGGGGGATTTTCAG GCAAGAACTTCCTCAACAGCATCGAGTACTTGGACCCGGCCACGGGGGAGTGGACCAACTTCACCCCAAAGCCGGAGGGGTTGTCTGTCTCGCAGGATCAGCTTAGCATCAGGGGCAGGGACCGGCCTGGAACCCCAAGGAACAAAGATAGTTGTGCTAATGGTCATGATAACATTACTGGTTTGTCCAATGGTCATGTGGCAGAAAATGGGTGTAATGGGCTGTCTAATGGACACATGCCAAGAGCTACAACCTGTCAGTGA
- the LOC126985048 gene encoding influenza virus NS1A-binding protein homolog isoform X2, translated as MVTEGKMNAKLVIEDRTEVLHQRLDQLNMLRKSRHFCDVVLQVGSSEIHAHRAVLACASPYFFELFTSEDERKSAHEGKLLYKLSSGFERDSVEHLVNYAYTGRMEVPDPMVKAVFIAARRLKLESVARASGEHLVAHLTPESCLAVRAINGIASNKDLVARVDEYIQQLGDLVQVTQDALTLPRLQVTVIHRTHDEAAITGRALCTLVLDWVRKQMEDEELQLDSMKEKKHMLYLNIDNSLHDCCDIRSGDLHDSDIVQDYKKMSRKLSQNNMKARRKSTTPQPVKPRLLLYSRSISDLDEGEQDHDWKLISFTQVSESSWVAVVALHGSVAVMSVQQKIGGSSSPTSTPVSSRPASVEKVDSYMIIPHMSSPKCATGTGNFNGQLLVCGGYDRGECLKTVEAYDPKLNRWIEQPGMQQGRGRFDLTVLDRVAYAIGGCDGSRELSSVEVLEENSRKWKSVAPLPLARSNTGVCNLGSQVYCIGGWNGQYGIKQCDVYSPSANTWTTIASLHVGRYQAGVAAFNNAVYAAGGCDSWNCLNSVEVYDTVTNIWRFVAPMTTPRRGCGAEVFNGKLYVIGGSDGAHSLCTTEVYDPETNTWMPGPSMTTCRANVGVAVVNGRLYAVGGFSGKNFLNSIEYLDPATGEWTNFTPKPEGLSVSQDQLSIRGRDRPGTPRNKDSCANGHDNITGLSNGHVAENGCNGLSNGHMPRATTCQ; from the exons ATGGTGACCGAGGGCAAGATGAACGCGAAGCTGGTCATCGAGGACCGGACGGAGGTGCTGCACCAGCGCCTCGACCAACTCAACATGCTGCGCAAGAGCCGACACTTCTGCGATGTTGTCCTGCAG GTTGGGAGCTCTGAGATCCACGCCCACCGCGCCGTGTTGGCCTGCGCCTCGCCCTACTTCTTCGAGCTCTTCACCTCCGAGGACGAACGGAAATCTGCCCATGAAGGAAAG CTCCTGTACAAGCTCAGCAGTGGCTTTGAGCGTGACTCTGTGGAACACCTTGTGAACTATGCCTACACGGGCCGCATGGAGGTGCCCGACCCCATGGTAAAGGCTGTGTTCATCGCCGCCCGGAGGCTGAAA CTTGAGTCCGTGGCTCGTGCCAGCGGGGAGCACCTAGTGGCCCACCTCACCCCGGAGAGCTGCCTGGCTGTGCGCGCCATCAACGGCATCGCCTCCAACAAGGACCTGGTCGCCCGCGTTGACGAGTACATCCAGCAGCTG GGAGACTTGGTGCAGGTGACCCAGGACGCCCTGACTCTGCCGCGCCTCCAGGTGACCGTCATCCACAGGACCCACGACGAGGCTGCCATCACCGGCCGCGCGCTCTGCACCCTCGTCCTGGACTGGGTCAGGAAGCAGATGGAGGACGAAGAGCTGCAGTTGGACTCGATGAAGGAAAAG AAGCACATGCTGTACCTCAACATCGATAACTCCCTTCATGACTGTTGTGATATTCGCTCCGGGGACCTCCACGATTCCGACATTGTCCAGGATTATAAGAAGATGTCGAGGAAGCTGTCCCAGAACAATATGAAG GCTCGAAGAAAGTCCACCACACCCCAGCCGGTGAAGCCTCGCCTGCTGCTATACTCCCGCAGCATCTCTGACCTGGACGAGGGTGAGCAGGACCATGACTGGAAGCTGATCTCCTTCACACAGGTGTCAG AGAGTTCTTGGGTGGCAGTAGTGGCCCTACATGGCTCTGTGGCTGTGATGTCTGTACAGCAGAAAATTGGTggctcttcctcccccacctccacgCCTGTGTCATCAAGACCTGCCTCTGTTGAGAAGGTAGACAGCTACATGATTATCCCTCACATGTCCTCCCCCAAGTGTGCCACTGGGACTGGCAACTTCAATGGCCAGTTGCTGGTGTGCGGCGGATACGACCGCGGGGAGTGCCTGAAGACCGTTGAGGCGTACGACCCCAAGCTCAACAGGTGGATTGAGCAGCCAGGCATGCAGCAGGGCCGAGGCCGCTTCGATCTGACCGTGCTCGACAGAGTGGCGTACGCTATAGGTGGCTGTGATGGGTCCCGGGAGCTGAGCAGCGTGGAGGTTCTGGAGGAGAACTCTCGGAAGTGGAAAAGTGTGGCACCGCTGCCCCTTGCTCGCTCCAACACTG GTGTGTGCAATTTGGGGTCGCAGGTGTACTGCATCGGTGGCTGGAACGGCCAGTACGGCATCAAGCAGTGTGACGTCTACAGCCCTTCGGCCAACACCTGGACAACCATTGCCTCGCTCCATGTTG GTCGTTACCAAGCTGGGGTTGCTGCCTTTAACAACGCTGTGTATGCTGCTGGAGGCTGTGACTCCTGGAACTGCCTCAACTCTGTGGAGGTGTATGATACGGTCACTAATATCTGGAGGTTTGTGGCCCCCATGACCACCCCTAGGCGAGGCTGTGGTGCTGAAGTGTTCAAtg GAAAACTGTACGTGATTGGTGGATCAGATGGGGCACACAGTCTGTGCACCACCGAAGTCTATGATCCTGAGACCAACACCTGGATGCCGGGACCCTCAATGACCACCTGCCGGGCCAACGTGGGCGTGGCGGTGGTGAATGGACGGCTGTATGCTGTGGGGGGATTTTCAG GCAAGAACTTCCTCAACAGCATCGAGTACTTGGACCCGGCCACGGGGGAGTGGACCAACTTCACCCCAAAGCCGGAGGGGTTGTCTGTCTCGCAGGATCAGCTTAGCATCAGGGGCAGGGACCGGCCTGGAACCCCAAGGAACAAAGATAGTTGTGCTAATGGTCATGATAACATTACTGGTTTGTCCAATGGTCATGTGGCAGAAAATGGGTGTAATGGGCTGTCTAATGGACACATGCCAAGAGCTACAACCTGTCAGTGA